In the genome of Botrytis cinerea B05.10 chromosome 5, complete sequence, one region contains:
- the Bccym1 gene encoding Bccym1, with amino-acid sequence MLRQAAKKGVTELAQYPKPGEKLHGFTLLRSKHVQELELTALHLKHDKTGADYLHVAREDKNNVFSIGFKTNPPDDTGVPHILEHTTLCGSKKYPIRDPFFKMLPRTLSNFMNAFTASSHTFYPFATTNEQDFKNLMSVYLDATLHPLLKQSDFTQEGWRIGPENPRVAIEGDTAKPEDSKLVFKGVVYNEMKGQMSDAGYLYYIRFQDHIFPAINNSGGDPQKITELTYEQLKNFHAEHYHPSNAKVFTYGDMPLADHLVEVNAQLSAFERINGDMEVLKPIDLSSGPQDITVPGPIDPLVDADMQFKTSTSWLVGDATDVLETFSLSIMFALLMDGYGSPLYRNLIEAGLGTEWSPNSGYDPSGKVGIFSVGLTGVKEADVPKVKEAIHKTFQEAHKNGFEKSKIDGYLHQLELSLKHKTAKFGMSLMQRIKPKWFEGVDPFEALAWNDTVAAFQKEFEKGGYLEGLLEKYLLNDNTLTFTMAPSTTYGDGLVAEEATRLAKKIAEVTEKAGGEAEARAQLEKRELELLEEQGKSNTQDLSCLPTVHVKDIPRQDEKIELRDSKVDNVNVQWREAPTNGLTYFRAINTFENLPEELRAYIPLFTDAIMRLGTKDMTMEQLEDLMKLKTGGIGVGYHASSSPTDFKSASEGLSFSGTALDRNVPEMFGLLQKLVLETDFDSPDAEVRIRQLLQGSADGAVNNIASSGHAFARGYAEAGVTQYGRLKEQVGGLSQIKLTTSLASRPEAEGLADVIDKLKTIQRLAFSGSSTFRAALTCGSESVTNNEAALQQFLSSIPRSELPSRHVSPPDFTRNTKTFFPLPYQVYYGGLALPTVSYTSPAGAPLQILSQLLTHKHLHHEIREKGGAYGGGAYSRGLDGIFGFYSYRDPNPLNTMSIMRNAGKWAVQKEWTERDLEEAKLSVFQSVDAPQSVSQEGMTRFVSGVSEEMVQERRERLLDVTKEQVQTVAQKYLVDALENGQGNMVFLGEQKPWVDGTWETKNLGLAQAQPEVMDEEDVKDAAFGS; translated from the exons ATGTTACGACAAGCTGCAAAGAAAGGTGTGACGGAGCTCGCCCAATATCCCAAGCCAGGTGAAAAGCTTCATGGATTTACCCTCTTGAGATCCAAACATGTTCAAGAACTTGAGTTGACAGCACTTCATTTGAAGCATGACAAGACGGGCGCAGATTATTTACATGTTGCCAGAGAAGATAAGAATAATGTCTTCTCTATCGGATTCAAAACAAATCCTCCGGATGATACTGGAGTTCCTCATATATTAGAACATACAACGTTATGCGGAAGCAAAAA GTATCCCATTCGTGACCctttcttcaaaatgctGCCCAGAACATTGTCAAATTTCATGAATGCATTCACTGCCTCTTCTCACACATTCTATCCTTTCGCCACCACCAATGAACAAGATTTCAAAAACCTCATGTCTGTTTACCTTGATGCAACCCTGCATCCACTATTGAAACAGAGCGACTTTACACAAGAGGGGTGGAGAATAGGGCCCGAGAACCCACGAGTGGCAATCGAGGGAGACACTGCCAAACCTGAAGATAGCAAGTTGGTATTCAAAGGTGTTGTGTACAATGAGATGAAGGGACAAATGTCGGACGCTGGATATCTTTACTACATCAGGTTTCAAGACCACATTTTCCCTGCCATCAACAACTCTGGAGGTGATCCACAGAAGATCACCGAGTTGACATATGAGCAATTAAAGAACTTCCACGCCGAGCATTACCATCCAAGTAATGCTAAAGTTTTTACATACGGCGATATGCCTTTGGCAGATCATCTTGTAGAGGTCAATGCTCAACTCAGTGCTTTCGAGCGCATTAATGGAGATATGGAAGTACTAAAGCCTATCGATTTATCATCTGGTCCACAGGATATCACTGTTCCAGGGCCTATCGACCCATTGGTGGATGCAGACATGCAGTTTAAAACCTCAACTTCTTGGCTGGTAGGTGATGCTACGGATGTTTTAGAgactttctctctttcaataatGTTTGCTCTACTCATGGACGGATATGGATCTCCGCTCTACagaaatttgattgaagCTGGCTTGGGAACCGAATGGAGTCCAAACAGTGGCTATGATCCTTCTGGAAAAGTCGGAATATTCTCTGTTGGTCTAACCGGCGTTAAAGAAGCGGACGTACCGAAAGTCAAAGAAGCAATTCACAAGACATTCCAAGAAGCACATAAAAATGGAtttgagaaatcaaaaatcgatGGCTACCTACATCAATTGGAGTTGAGCTTGAAGCATAAAACTGCCAAGTTCGGCATGTCATTAATGCAAAGAATTAAGCCTAAGTGGTTTGAGGGCGTTGATCCCTTTGAGGCGCTAGCTTGGAATGATACTGTTGCTGCATTTCAAAAGGAGTTTGAGAAGGGTGGTTATTTAGAGGGGTTGTTGGAGAAGTATTTACTAAATGACAATACACTCACTTTCACAATGGCTCCCTCGACAACTTATGGAGATGGGCTTGTAGCAGAAGAAGCCACACGTCTCGCAAAGAAGATTGCAGAGGTTACTGAGAAGGCTGGCGGTGAAGCTGAAGCTCGTGCGCAGTTGGAAAAGAGGGAATTGGAGCTTTTGGAAGAGCAAGGAAAATCCAACACTCAAGATCTCAGTTGTCTCCCTACTGTTCACGTTAAGGACATCCCAAGACAAGACgagaaaatagaattaaGGGATTCCAAGGTTGACAATGTCAATGTGCAATGGCGAGAAGCACCCACAAACGGACTGACCTACTTCAGAGCCATCAACACTTTCGAAAATCTCCCCGAGGAACTGCGAGCATACATTCCATTATTCACAGATGCTATAATGCGTCTTGGGACAAAGGACATGACTATGGAGCAGTTAGAAGACTTGATGAAGCTTAAGACTGGAGGAATTGGTGTTGGCTATCATGCCTCCTCGTCCCCCACAGATTTCAAGTCGGCATCCGAGGGCTTGAGCTTTTCTGGGACTGCTTTAGATCGAAACGTACCTGAGATGTTTGGGTTATTGCAAAAGCTAGTTCTTGAAACTGATTTTGATAGCCCTGATGCCGAAGTTCGCATCCGTCAGCTTTTGCAGGGTTCGGCAGACGGTGCAGTTAACAACATCGCTTCATCTGGGCATGCGTTTGCTAGAGGATATGCTGAAGCTGGCGTAACACAATACGGGCGTTTGAAGGAACAAGTAGGAGGATTATCTCAAATCAAGCTCACCACCTCACTTGCCTCGAGACCCGAGGCCGAAGGACTGGCCGATGTTATTGATAAACTCAAGACAATTCAGCGACTCGCATTTTCTGGATCTTCTACTTTCAGGGCTGCCCTCACCTGTGGTAGTGAAAGTGTCACAAACAACGAAGCCGCGCTTCAACAATTTCTATCATCAATCCCAAGATCTGAATTGCCATCTCGACACGTTTCTCCTCCGGATTTCACAAGAAACACCAAGACGTTCTTTCCCTTGCCATATCAAGTATACTATGGTGGTCTTGCTCTCCCGACGGTATCTTATACCTCTCCTGCTGGAGCACCTCTTCAAATCCTCTCTCAGCTCTTGACTCATAAACATTTGCATCATGAAATTAGAGAAAAGGGTGGAGCTTATGGCGGAGGAGCTTACTCGCGGGGACTTGACGGCATCTTTGGATTCTACTCTTATCGTGATCCAAATCCTCTCAATACAATGTCGATCATGCGCAACGCTGGTAAATGGGCAGTTCAAAAGGAATGGACCGAACGCGATCTCGAAGAAGCCAAATTATCTGTATTTCAAAGTGTCGATGCACCTCAATCGGTCAGTCAAGAGGGCATGACAAGGTTTGTATCTGGAGTATCGGAAGAGATGGTTCAAGAGCGACGTGAGCGTTTATTGGACGTGACTAAAGAGCAAGTCCAAACTGTTGCGCAAAAATACCTCGTTGATGCATTAGAAAATGGCCAAGGTAACATGGTTTTCCTCGGAGAGCAAAAGCCATGGGTAGATGGAACTTGGGAAACAAAGAATTTGGGACTCGCCCAAGCGCAACCTGAGGTCatggatgaggaagatgtgAAGGACGCCGCTTTCGGATCATAG
- the Bcvma6 gene encoding Bcvma6, with translation MEGLFFNVQNGYIEGIVRGYRNGLLTGQNYNNLIQCETIDDLKLQLGPAYGDFLASLPPNPSTSTLAAKTTDKLISEFRYLRANAVGSLAKFMDYLTYGYMIDNVALLITGTLHERDTRELLERCHPLGWFETMPVLCVATNIEELYNSVLIETPLAPYFKGSLSHQDLDELNIEIVRNTLYKNYLEDFYNFVNTDPEMANTPTAEVMSEMLEFEADRRAINITLNSFGTELSKKDRQKLYPSFGRLSPSGTILLSRAEDIEGVRLAVEGVSDYKGYFDATGLGQSTTGAGNMSGGAGGNEKSLEDLFYQKEMEISKGAFTRQFTFAIVYAWVKLREQEIRNITWIAECIAQNQKERIGNYISVF, from the exons ATGGAAGGGCTATTTTTCAATGTTCAGAATGG CTATATCGAGGGTATCGTCAGAGGTTATCGCAACGGACTCTTGACTGGCCAGaactataataatttgatccAATGCGAGACTATCGATG ATCTTAAGCTTCAACTTGGGCCAGCGTATGGCGATTTCCTAGCATCACTTCCACCCAATCCTTCAACATCTACCCTTGCTGCCAAAACGACCGACAAACTCATCTCCGAATTTCGATACCTACGAGCAAACGCGGTTGGTTCACTTGCAAAGTTTATGGACTACCTGACGTATGGATACATGATCGATAATGTAGCCCTTTTGATTACCGGCACTCTCCATGAAAGAGATACCCGAGAACTACTTGAAAGATGCCACCCTCTTGGTTGGTTCGAGACTATGCCCGTCTTGTGTGTGGCTACAAACATAGAAGAGTTATACAACAGTGTTTTGATTGAAACCCCATTAGCGCCCTACTTCAAGGGAAGTTTGAGTCACCAAGATTTGGATGAGCTCAACATTGAGATTGTTCGCAATACGTTGTACAAAAATTACCTCGAGGACTTCTACAACTTTGTCAATACCGACCCAGAGATGGCCAACACTCCGACAGCCGAAGTCATGTCTGAGATGCTTGAATTCGAAGCCGACAGGAGAGCTATCAACATTACCCTCAACTCTTTTGGCACAGAGCTATCAAAGAAAGACCGCCAAAAGCTATACCCAAGCTTTGGGCGTCTTTCTCCATCAGGAACAATCTTACTTTCAAGAGCAGAGGATATAGAAGGTGTCAGACTTGCGGTGGAGGGAGTTAGTGATTACAAGGGTTATTTTGATGCCACTGGGTTGGGACAAAGCACCACCGGAGCGGGCAACATGAGTGGGGGAGCTGGTGGTAATGAAAAAAGTTTAGAAGATCTGTTTTACcaaaaggaaatggaaatctcCAAGGGTGCATTCACAAGACAATTCACGTTTGCTATTGTCTATGCATGGGTTAAATTGAGGGAACAG GAAATCCGCAACATCACCTGGATCGCCGAGTGTATAGCACAAAACCAAAAAGAACGAATCGGCAACTACATCAGTGTATTTTAG
- the Bcnop58 gene encoding Bcnop58: MAPLFILTETAAGLVLFKADKKLLKKDDVASEIETAEGINGLLKLKQFQKFDSAATALEEVASLVEGKVSPMLASLLDTLKDEKKASLAVADPKLGQAINKLPGLTLTPISDSKTNDIFRGIRDHLPSLIPGLLPEHISTMSLGLSHSLSRHKLKFSPDKVDTMIVQAISLLDDLDKELNTYAMRVKEWYGWHFPEMGKIVNDNLAYARVILKVGMRVNTSSTDLADILPEEIETAIKAAAEVSMGTEITQEDLDNIKLLAEQVVGFTEYRQQLSSYLSARMQAIAPNLTELVGDLVGARLIAHAGSLMNLAKSPASTIQILGAEKALFRALKTKHDTPKYGLIYHASLVGQATGKNKGKIARMLAAKAAIGLRVDALSDWSAQGEGKGDDVDDEERSALGVTSRAKIERHLRGLEGKPLLPRGVAVGPNGKATSAPGKWEVKEARKYNADADGLAGDEPAAAVPIREKKNKKLIEEVAEESGSDSSDDSDASEKKPKKGDKEAKKAEKAAKKAEKAAKKAAKEAKKAAKAEKEAKKSDAPEVNGSKKRKSEDDGEKSEKKKKKKSKD; this comes from the exons ATGGCGCCTTTATTTATTCTTACGGAGACGGCGGCTGGATTGGTCTTATTCAAGGCCGACAAAAAGCTCTTGAAGAAGGACGATGTTGCTTCAGAAATTGAGACCGCAGAGGGTATCAATGGATT ATTGAAGCTCAAGCAGTTCCAAAAGTTCGATAGTGCCGCGACAGCTTTGGAGGAGGTTGCTTCGTTGGTCGAGGGAAAGGTTTCACCTATGCTTGCATCACTGCTCGATACCttgaaagatgagaagaaggcATCTTTGGCAGTCGCCGACCCTAAATTGGGTCAAGCTATCAACAAACTTCCAGGTTTGACTCTGACACCAATTTCCGACTCGAAAACAAATGACATTTTCCGTGGAATCCGCGATCACCTCCCCTCTTTGATCCCAGGTCTCCTTCCCGAACACATCTCCACCATGTCACTCGGTCTGTCGCATTCTTTGTCGCGCCACAAGCTGAAGTTTTCTCCCGATAAGGTTGATACTATGATTGTACAAGCTATTTCGTTGTTGGACGATCTGGACAAGGAACTAAACACATACGCTATGAGAGTCAAGGAATGGTACGGATGGCATTTCCCAGAAATGGGCAAGATTGTTAACGACAACTTGGCCTATGCTAGAGTCATCCTGAAGGTCGGTATGCGCGTCAACACTTCCAGCACCGACCTTGCAGATATTCTCCCAGAAGAAATCGAAACTGCCATTAAAGCTGCTGCTGAAGTTAGTATGGGTACTGAAATCACCCAAGAAGATTTGGATAACATTAAGCTTTTGGCTGAGCAAGTTGTTGGCTTTACCGAATACCGTCAACAATTGTCAAGCTACTTGTCTGCTCGTATGCAAGCAATTGCCCCCAACTTGACTGAGTTGGTTGGTGATTTGGTTGGTGCTCGATTGATCGCCCACGCTGGATCTCTCATGAACCTCGCAAAGAGCCCTGCCAGTACTATCCAAATTCTTGGTGCTGAGAAGGCTCTATTCAGAGCTCTCAAGACAAAACATGACACACCAAAGTACGGTCTTATCTACCATGCTTCATTGGTTGGTCAAGCTACCGGTAAGAACAAGGGAAAGATCGCCCGTATGTTGGCTGCTAAGGCAGCCATTGGTCTCCGCGTCGATGCTTTGTCAGACTGGAGTGCACAAGGTGAAGGCAAGGGTGAcgatgttgatgatgaggagagatCTGCATTGGGTGTCACTTCACGTGCCAAGATTGAGCGTCACCTTCGAGGACTTGAAGGAAAGCCCCTTCTTCCTCGAGGTGTTGCTGTTGGACCAAATGGCAAGGCAACTTCAGCTCCTGGTAAATGGGAAGTTAAGGAAGCCCGCAAATACAAcgcagatgcagatggacTTGCTGGAGATGAACCAGCTGCCGCCGTTCCTAttagagagaagaagaacaagaa ACTCATTGAAGAAGTCGCTGAGGAATCTGGTTCCGATTCTTCTGATGACAGTGATGCTTCTGAGAAGAAACCAAAGAAGGGAGATAAGGAAGCCAAAAAGGCCGAGAAGGCTGCAAAGAAAGCTGAGAAGGCCGCCAAGAAAGCCGCAAAGGAAGCTAAGAAGGCTGCAAAGGCTGAGAAGGAAGCGAAAAAGAGTGATGCACCAGAAGTCAACGGcagcaagaagagaaagtcaGAGGATGATGGTGAAAAGTctgagaaaaagaagaagaagaagagcaaggattga
- the Bcap5 gene encoding Bcap5, producing the protein MYFPVLSTLTALSLLSLTSARSLPRASNSKISVRSAVPSRPRSIPVVTDNVLELNKKSTGGSKVRSAAKFLKNLDIVNGSSSALVSLFEGEEFATEITFGTQTFEVIVDTGSSDTWLAETGFSCIDLDTGKSASASTCGFGSTYTKDSTFKAISGEEFSITYGDGEYLTGVLGSQPVTFAGINVTTTVALVTSAAWEGDGTTSGLVGMAYPGITSAYKGSTQVPYNPIFTTMYEQGLVDSLFSLVIERDVSGPAGYLALGGVPPVDFVQDFASTPILVTSISGYPKAYDFYTIKIQAAYLNGKAISGASTPTYIVDSGTTLNYFPTKMANAINKAFVPAAVYSSDQGAYVVSCTAVPPVFSIEIGGTVFYTNPLDMILYAGTDDDGNDVCISGIDDGGSDTADDLFILGDTFQKNVVTVFDVGAGVLQFAARENYTSNDTY; encoded by the exons ATGTATTTCCCCGTCCTCTCCACCCTTACcgctctttctctcctctccctcacctcCGCCCGCTCGCTTCCCCGCGCCTCAAACTCCAAGATCTCTGTCCGTAGTGCCGTTCCCTCCAGACCAAGAAGTATTCCCGTCGTCACAGACAATGTTTTGGAACTTAACAAAAAATCTACCGGCGGCTCTAAAGTCAGAAGCGCAGCtaaattcttgaaaaattTGGATATTGTCAATGGAAGTTCATCTGCTCTCGTCAGTTTATTTGAGGGAGAGGAATTTGCTACGGAGATTACATTTGGAACGCAGACTTTTGAGGTTAT TGTCGATACCGGATCTAGTGATACTTGGTTAGCCGAGACTGGATTTTCTTGTATTGATCTTGATACCGGAAAGAGTGCCTCCGCATCCACCTGTGGATTTGGCTCAACCTACACTAAAGATTCTACCTTCAAAGCTATCTCAGGAGAAGAATTTTCCATTACATATGGCGATGGAGAGTATCTTACTGGTGTTCTTGGATCGCAGCCCGTGACTTTTGCCGGTATCAACGTAACCACTACTGTCGCTTTGGTCACTTCTGCTGCATGGGAAGGTGACGGAACAACCAGTGGTTTAGTCGGTATGGCGTATCCTGGAAT CACATCTGCCTACAAAGGTTCCACCCAAGTACCCTACAACCCCATCTTCACCACCATGTACGAACAAGGACTCGTCGATTCCCTCTTCAGTCTCGTCATCGAGCGCGACGTCTCCGGCCCCGCCGGCTACCTCGCCCTCGGTGGTGTCCCCCCCGTCGATTTCGTGCAAGATTTCGCCAGCACCCCCATCCTCGTAACATCCATCTCCGGATACCCCAAAGCATACGATTTCTAcaccatcaaaatccaagCCGCGTATCTGAACGGAAAAGCCATTTCCGGCGCTTCGACTCCTACCTACATTGTCGATTCGGGAACTACTCTCAACTACTTCCCTACCAAGATGGCCAATGCTATCAACAAGGCTTTTGTGCCGGCTGCCGTGTACAGCAGTGATCAGGGCGCGTACGTCGTTTCTTGTACTGCTGTTCCACCTGTGTTCAGTATTGAGATTGGTGGTACAGTCTTTTATACTAACCCTCTCGATATGATTCTCTACGCTGGTACTGACGACGATGGAAACGATGTTTGCATTAGCGGtattgatgatggtggaAGTGATACTGCCGACGATTTGTTTATCCTGGGCGACACCTTCCAGAAGAACGTCGTTACTGTTTTTGATGTTGGAGCTGGCGTGTTGCAATTCGCTGCTAGGGAGAACTATACCAGCAATGATACTTACTAG